The region AGCTCCAGCAGCCCTGTGCTGGGGTGCTCCTGGCCTCTCCTGTCCCCTGTGTTTCCCACAAACTGGTGTAACTGGTGGAGGGTAGGTCCTGGTGTTGCACAGGTGGCTGTGGTGAGcagtgctgctgggggggggtgtgtgtgtgtacatctcGACTCCCCAAACAGTGCCTTGatctcccagctccagctgggTGAGGTTTTCTTAATGCAACCATGAACCTGCATCACCTGTTTGCCCCAGTGTCAGGGTTCTCCAGCTGGAAGCTCTCGTTTTTTGAGACGACGGTGAGACCGAGTCAGCCCCGTGGGAGGGGAAGGTCACGTCTGCCCCGTCCTTCCGGATTTGGTGGCTCCAGCACCGATTCCGTGCTCTGAGTCAGGGTGACGCTGCTGCCACAAGGTGCAGGGGCTGGCGGGCGTCTGGCTCGATGTCGAAATGCGTTCCCTGACTGCTACCTGCCGGGGCTTGCTGGGACATGCTGGGACTTGCCTGGCGATGAGGTCACCCGCGGAGCCGGCTCCGAGATAGGAAGCTGAATTGCTATTTATACTCGGGGATGCTCGGCCCTGGGTTGAGGCAGGGCTGGATCAACGCGAGCGGAGGGTTGGGGCAGCCTCGGGAAGCACATGGGGCTGGAGGCTCCCCAGGGGTCTACTGACTGCCCGTGGTGGTGTGTGTGGAGCAGGAGATGCCAGCTGCTTCAAAAGGGGCTAAGCACTGGATTTGGGCAGTTTTCCATGCTGGGTTGGCACTGGCTGACGCTGCTGGGGGTTGAATACTCCAAACTTGGGGAAGTGGGGTGAGTGTGAGCCTGGGGGTCTGCAGCAGTCCCAGCTTTGGAGCTCCCTAATCGGGTAGAAGAAGACCGAGGACTCTGTCATGCATGCAGGGAGTGGGTTGCTTTCTGTGAATCTGTTAATGAGATTTAATGAATACTGCTAACCAAAAGAGGATCAAGTCCTAGCTTGGAAAACCATCGAATCCCAGCCAGGGTTATATTTGCCTTGCTCAGATAAGAGGCTCCTGGTGCAACTGTGGGCTGTGGAAGGGATCCCATGCCTGTGTGAGGAGGGGGACTGCTTGGATGGAGGGCTCTCTGCTACTTAACCATAAAGGTCAAGGCTCTTGGCATCGATCTGAAACAGTCTTGTCCCTGGTTACCCAACAGCTTCTTGCAGATGACAAGGATGGTTAGCAAAGTGGCTGAGCCTGTGGTGTATTCTTGCTGCTTGCTCAAAGGgcttccgtgccaccgtgcctgGGTTCTCAAGATTAAGAAATGGGCAGAAAAACATCCTATTGCTTCACTTGCCCGTGTGCAAGCTTGCCCTGTGCCCATGTTGGGGTGGGAACCCAGTGGGGTTTTGGCTCCAAGCCAGTGCCGAGAGCACAACTGGCTGCATTGATGTGTCAGAAGCTCTGGTAGCTCTTGGACCTGGTGGAAGAGGAACAGTAAACTTCAGTATTTgccccttccccatcctcctgAGCTGCACCCAGGTTGTATCTGACCTCAGTTGTGCTCAAGTCTTTCCCTCTGCCCAAGACACCCCTGAAATCCTGAATGCCTGAGTCCCAGGCCAGGTCTGGCAGCCAGAGGCAGGGAGGTTTCCACTCTGTTAGCTTTGCTGTGGGGCCAAGCCTTGCCCAGCCTGGCTACTGCACGTTTTGCTCTGGCAGCAAACACGCTGGCCCTCCTGCTTGCTTGCAGCTTGCGCAACACCCCTGTAACCAgtgctgctttcctccctgcagctgccACGATGCCTCTGTCGCAGAGCAGGGCTGGCCAGCAGatgccctgcagcagcaaggtgtgcaggaacctctttggcCCTGTGGACCACCACCAGCTCCAAAATGACTTCCAGGACCTGTTGAGgcaacagctggaagaagcccaGCACCGCTGGAACTTTGACTTTGAGACAGACACACCCTTGGAAGGATGCTTCAAGTGGGAGAGGGTTGTCTTTGCTgaccagcagctgcacagcccaTCCAAGGCCAACAGCAGTGGGAGTTGGAGCTGCTCCTCAGCCCACAAGGTACCCTCCAAGGACCGTCTTGGCCAGGCCTGCTCTGAGGTGCCTCAGCAGGGCTCTGAGGCTTGCACGGCTGGTTCCCCACAGCGCTTGAAACGCAGGCAGACCACCATCAAAGGTGAGTGCTGGAGGCTTAGTGTCCCTCTGTGCTGGCAGTGGCATCTCCCCATGGTGAGATGGTGTCATGACCACCATGGTTGGTGCCCTGACTCCCGTGgcagggggagatggaggggactTGGGTGTCTGGATGTGGAGAGCCCTGGCTGGCTTCTGGGCatggagaggtggggagggatCCCTCTGCCTGGCTGCAAACTGGGTCCTTGGGGATAGCAGGTGATTCTGGCCAGGCTTGGGGGTCTTGCAGCTCAAGATGAGCTGATAGCAGTCCATTGCCTTCATTTCTGGCCTGGTCAAGTCCTATTAGAAGGGCCCAGGGTGGAAGTGCAAGTGAGACCACAAACACTCCTGGGAGGAAAAAACTAGCTCATGGATTGGGTGGGTGTCTCCAAAATGAAGCCTGCTTGAGCACAGCCTTGGCTggggtttggggtgctgccctgggaatgcttcctccttcctgccctgctgctccagACAGACAGGAAGTGACTTCCAACCTGCTCTTTCTGCTCTCCAGACTTCTACAACTCCAAGCGGAGAATCGTCCCCGACAAGCCCAAGCCGTGACCTCGTGGTGCTTGGCACCATTTGCAAGTGCCTCTGCTGAGGGTGCTGTCATCGGGGATCCCTCACAGCTGCTGATGCTAATGTGCCCTAGGGGTGTCTGTGGCTCTTTCCTCAGCCCTGTACTATGTAAGCTGTGTGTATGAAGCAACATAGTCTGTAGTTCCCTATTTATGAGTAGCCCTGGGTCCTGAGGGACCTTCACTTGTGTGCAATGTATATGGAGTAGCCCACGTTGAGGGTTGTAGCCCCTCAGAGGGGATGGAGAAGGACTGAAACAGGCCTGGCAGACCAAGATGATGGCATTTGTCTGCCCACAGAGGTGGAGAAGAGCCTGCATCCTCTGCCCTGTGCTGGTGAGGCCAAGCACTGTCCTGGCACTGTCCTACTGTCCAGCCATAGTCCTCCCCCTGCCTGCAGGTTGGCTGTGGAGGATGCTCTTGTACCAGCAGCCCAGAGGGGCAGCAGCTTCAGAAACTCCCAGGAAAATGTTACTGATGGTAGGGGTGGTGCAGCTTGGCTCTGAGCACACCCTGGCTGCTGGCACTGGGTGTCAGCTAGGACAGCCCCAGGGGCGGTGAGTGCTTGTCCATGCTTGGAAATGGAGTGATGCAAGGGGGGGGGGCTGTTCCTTCCTTCAGTCCTTCTGAGGAAAGGAAATGCCTGGTCCCTGgacagcccttcctccaggtgACTCACTGATGCTGTCATGTGTGTTAGATGGGCTGGAGAGGAGTGACAAACTTGGTGTGAGTCACAGGGAACTCCAGCAAGGTCTGCTGGCTCtcacctgctcctgcagcagggagaagggcTGCTTTTAGCTCTGACCACACCTGGGCTTGTCTGGGGCAAggatgtgttccccccccccccttgtgcTGTCCCTAACCTGTAGGGACCCTGGAGCTGCCATGagagcagctctggggcagagctccATGCAGCAGGTTTGCTAAGCATGGAGCCACCACTGCCTGGGAAGCTTTGAGATCCCTTGAACTCCCTGCTGACCCTGATAAACTCCTTTCTTGCCCTGTTATTGGCTTGTCAAATGGTGCTATTTGCCCTTCTGTTCCTGCCTTGTTAAATACTGACACTAGGCTGGCTGTCTGCTCTGGCCCTGTTGGACTGGTCTAGGAAAGGGGAGGCCTGCTCTCCAGCAGGGATGacactgaaagaagaaattgtAGCTTTGTCCTggactcttttttcccttcctcctttggagctggggggagaggaggaccCTCAGCTTGGCTGGGAAACGAGCAGCTTCTGCTGGCTCTCGGCCTGAGGCTGCTCGGGTCGTGGCTGGCTCACCCTGTGTTGGGTAGCTGCTCACAAGTGACTCAACACTGTCAGATCTCAGCACTTTGGGTTCATCTCCTGCCCTGCTGGATTTGGACTCTGGAAACTGGTGCAAGACAGTCTGAGGCAGAAAAGGGATGGGGTCAACCTCCTGCCTTGCACTGAGATGCACTTTGCTGTCAGTGAAGCTGGCAAGCTCCCAGCACTAAATGTTTATTTATAAGGATGCTGTTAAGTCTAATGGGAGGGGGGGGATTATCTATTTGTCTATAAATGTAGCTCTGAATAAACACTTGTCTTGTGTCTGGGAATCTGTGTCACTGGGTTAATGGAAGTAACCTTGTGTGCTGCGTGTTGCACTGCTcgctgggaggagggagagagcccAGCTCTGGCTCCCTGCTGGGCTGTGGAGGCTGGGGGTCCCTTTGGGGGTGCAGTATTGGCTGTGAGCTGGGGCATCTGTGGGGGGTGAAACCCTGGGCTGGgatctctgcctgctgccccggGGTTATtgggagcaggtgcagcagcTAGAGCACAAACCAGACTAACTTGCACTTGGGCAGCAGGGGTAAGAGGCTGTAACAGCCTTGGGTGACTGCTTTGCAGcatgcaatgcaaaaaaaaaaaaaaaaaaaaagggggggtctGGGAGCTGTGCAAGAGCTGAAGGGGgcagaacaccccccccccccccccccatgacctGTGTTTAACCCCTGCTGCCGTGGGCCTGCCTCCTGGCAGATGCCTCCTTGCTTGGCTAGGTGCAGGATGGAGATGCTGGGTATGAGGTGGCCCAACTTGCAGCCTGGGGTGCAGGATGGGCTCTGCTGCAGTGACTGAGCAGTCCCTGTTTGTGGTTTTGCCGTCGTGGCCCCGGTGGCTTGCAGACCCCATTACCACCAGTGCAGGGTCTTGCAGCGGGGAGCTCTGCTGCATTGTTGGCTGCAACCCCCTGCGGCTGCTGTTCCTCCTGCATGTATGCAGACGTCCCTTGAAATACTTGCAGAGCATTATCGTGGCAGTCTTTTAGCTGCTGCTGAGTCAAGCCCTACAGATTTAGCCTGTTTAATCTCTCCTCTTAGGTCAGTCCTTCCAGCCCTcttggctgctgccagctgctcccCTCTGCTGTCACCTTGGGTTTGCCAGGAGCAGGGACTGAGGAAGTTGAAGATAAATCAGGAGACAGATACCCTCCTTGCCCCTGCTTGTGCAGCTCTGGTCCTCCATTGGGAAAGGGAGCTTGGCACCTGGATTTGCTTTCCAGGTGCCCAAGAGAGGCCCCCATCCTCAAGGGACGGGGGAGGATTTGCTCTGGGCTCTCCCAGAAGTCAGGCAGGTCCCTCCCTAGTGGGTTGCTTGGCTGGGGAAAGGGTCTCCTCCACCAGAAATCCCTTGGCCTGAGACACTACCCCTATTAATTGCCATCAGCACCCCATGGCTTTCTGTGAAACAGGTCGGTTTTGACAAAGCTAGCGTGGAGGGGGAAAGGTGGCAGCAGAAGCCCTTAGGAGGGGGGCAGTTAGCGCAGGGTTTTTCCCGGGCGAGGAGCTGCCCCGACAGCACCCCCAGGGACAGCAACGCTGAAACACGACCTTCCCCCCAGCGTAGGGATGAGCAGACCCGAGGGTCTGCGAAAGGCAGGGGGGTGCCAAAAGCCAGCTGGGAAGTGATTTTTGCAAGCTGcacaccccagcccggccggggctgcggggggttCAGTCTAGCGTAACAGGTACCGGCTTTGCTCAGCTGCAGCCCGGAAACAGCTGAGCCCTGACCCTGGCCTGCAAATGCACAGCTGGAGCGGTTACACCTGAGCCGGCTGCTGCTTCGTTAAGGGTAAAGTGTCAACGAGCTCCGCGGGTGTGCTGGGGCAGGGCACCCGTGCAGCCGGTTCCCGGGGGATGATTCAGCCCATTTGGACGCAGCATCACCCCGCGGCTCCAGGCGGATCCGAGCCAGCCCCGATCCGAACGCCGCCACGCTCCCTTAGTGCCGCGTGGGGCCGAGCGAGGCCTGGGGTTTGGAAAGCAGAAATCCAAGTGGTCCTACAGCCTTGGCTCGTGTCTAAGCTGTCTTCTGCGGTGCCAGCGGCCGTTAATTCCAGTTATAGCCCTAAGATAATGTTTGGCATTGCCGTTGTTATTCTTTAAGCGTTTGCTTGGCATCTCTTCCCGCGTTGCGGttagaaaaaaatggagcaaGACTGAAGCCATTTCCCCGTCCCGTTGCAAGCAGGAATACTGGAAATCAGTGTTCGGGCTGGGTTTAAATCAACGTAGTAATTTGGGCAGGGTCTGCTGGAGGCTTCAGCGCGAGGGATACAGAGGGGGATTTCTCCCAGCCCCGCACCTAAGGGGCGTTTTGCAGGTTTGCTCCATCTCCGCCGGGGCGCTACGGCCTCGTGGCCAGCGCGCGTCAGCGACCCGGAGCAGCCGACAGGAAACGTGCAAGCGGTTGAGTGTAACCCGAAAACGGAAAGCTGCCttgagcaagagagagaagatgcCGGCGTGCGGCAGCATCGCCCTCCGCGCGCCGCTGACCCGCCGGGGAGCAGCGCCGAGCGCCCAGTCCCGAAACTGAGGTTTCCCCCCGGCCGTCGGCGCACGGGAAAGGTAAGCAACGGCTTTGCCCCTCTGCGATGCTCGAGGCCGGCTTAACGCCGGCATCGCCGCCTGGGCAGGCCGATCCTTTTGCATCCAGGAATAGTTCAGATAgcacctattttaaaaaaaaaaaaaaaaaaagaggaataaggGGGAAAAAGGCTTTTTGCTCGGTGGTGGTGAGCTGGCGGCTCTGGGGGTGCTCTTTTTGGGTGGCTGGAAGAGCTAGCAGGCGTCCCTGCCGCAGggatgctgccgccgccgccggagctcCCGGCTCGGCTAGGGCAGGCGGCGGGGTCGCCGGTTCTAATCCCGGCTCCGCCGGCCGGCTGCTGGCGGTGCcgaacctcctcctcctcctcctccttcccctgcgaGCAGCAAGCGTGTGAGCCCGACTGCGGAGTGTAATTCCCTTCgggatttgttttttaatgcttttatctcGTTCTGTGCCCGTGCCGCTCTCCCTCCCCTGGGGCCGCGGCGGCAAACGGGGGGTTTCCCCGCTCTCGGCCCCAAAAGGTCCCACTTccgctttctgtgtgtgtgtggggggggggccgcaggGGGGAGGAGGCACCTGATTTTCGGCCCCGACTTCGGGTGTCGCGCTTCGAGTCGGAGGGGAAAGGGATGGggtgttttttagttttttttttttttttcctattcacgCGTTTCCTGTGCACCCCGGTGTTTTTCCGGCTGTGGCTCTCGCCTGGCTTTTGGCCAGCCGCCTtcagcgcctccccccccccccccgcccccatccccGCTGCCTCGTTTCGGCCAAGCTGGGCCGGGTCCCGTGGCCGCCGGTGGCGCCGCGAGGCCCCCGGGGatgggcgcggggaggcgggaagcGGTGCTGAGCATCCCCGAAGCCGGGAGGGTTGTGCAAAGACGCCGGCGTGGGCCCAGTTTCGCCGAGCCCTGGCGGCCCGCCGTAACCCGCCTCCCCGCCTCGGCAGGGCTGCGAGCCATGGCCGAGCGCCGGGCGGGCGCCAAGGGCCGCCGCCTGGGCTCCAGCCGGCGCAGGCAGCTGCGTGGGGCGCCGGGCCctgaggaggagccgccgccgccgtcgtggCCGAAGGCGCGGGACTTCCTCGGCGAGGGCCTCGTCGCCAGCGCCCACCCACAGGTaagggtggccgggccgggcctcgccgcggggccgccgccgtcccctcACCCTGCTCGTCCTCAGGAACGGCGGGCGGAGGGCTTCCCGCGCGGCGCCGAGGAGCCGCCCGTCGTCTCGGACGGGCGGGACGCCGACGGCCGCTTCAGCGCCGAGGCGCTCGCCGGCGGGCTCCGTAAGTGCCGTCGTTGGGCCCCCCCGGGCCGAATTGGGTGtcgtccctccctccccccccccccaatcccttgTCCCGGGCGCTGACGGGTTTCGGCTGTCCGACGGCAGGGCAGGTCCCCAGCTCGCGGACGGCCTCCCGGAGCGGCCCCTCGTCGGACGGGGCGGACGGCGAGGAGCGGAAGCGCTTCGCGGCCTTCGTGGACCAGCTGGGCACGGACGACGCCTTTGGAGAGTAAagagcccgcggcggcgcccATGGGCGGCTGGCGGGACGGAGCGACggcttgggggagggagggagcgtcACCGAATTCGGTGCCTGCTTGGGCAGTGAGCCCCGAAACGGCTTGGAGCCGCTTTTGCCCCAAGCACAAGAGCAGGGGGGGGAGGATTACGGCTCCTCCAGGACCCTGTCCCCAACGGCATGAGCCACCCGGGACCCCCTACCCAGCCCAGCTTTGGGGGGTGCTTGGGCCGGGGGAGCTCCAGCGGGTGCTCGCGGCGAGACGCCTCTCCCTCTGCAGCCAGGAGATCTGGCAGCTCTGGGTGAAGCTGCAGCAGGACGAACCCCAGCTGCTGGGCAACCTGGAGGACTTTTTGGCCAAGATGAGGTGCCGCATCCAAGAAgccaagagagagaaggaagcctTGGAGGTCCTCCTGAACAAGTGAGTCAGGGCTGTGGACAGGGACGGGAAGGATGGGACGGGGCCCTCTGCTCCCCTTAGCCACGGAGATGAACCCAAGGAGGTAGAAATCTGGCTGCTTTTAGCACCTCTGTCAGTGGCCGGAGGCTTCATGCGGTGCTGATATTTGGGGTTGGGCTCCCTCTACAGTCATGCACGGGATGGCAGGAGTGCCGCGTTCAGGCTGGGTGGACACGTTCCTCGCTGGGGTGCAGCAGCGGGTCCCATGGGTGCCCCGGGCCAGTTCCCGTGCCCACCACGGCGGGGACTGACCCCCGTTGCCCCACTGTGCCCTGGCAGGCGCATGGCTGAGCACGGCAGGGAGGTGCAGCAGCTCTGCGAGGCCCTGGAGCAGCAGATGTGCCAGGAGACGCAGCggctggagcaggaggtgggTCACCAGCCTGCCCGGTGGCTCCTCTCCCCCTGGGACAACGCTGCACCCACAGGGTCACCCAAAAGCCAGCATCTCCAAGGCCCCCTGCTCCCGACCCGACCCGGACAGCTGCAGCTGGGTCCATCGCCACCGTAGGCTCTCAGCTTCCCAACATCACCCAAAtgctgggctgggggtggggggttccAAGATGTCACCGAATACATTCCCACCTCTAAGAGGACCAAAGTTGTGTAGCTCATCCTGATAGATCTCCATCCCTCCTGCTCTTAACTTGCCCCGCTCTGGGAGAGATGCCCCTGGGGGTGGCGGGCACCGTTAACCCTTTGCCTGCGACCACAGAGCGAGGCCCGGAGCCACCAGCACAGCACGGAGCTGTGGCGAGCGCTGGACGCCCGGGAGAGCGAAGCGCAGCGCCTGCTCTCGGTGCAGACGGAGGTGAGCCGCTGCGGGGCCTcgcgggcggcggagccgggacggCGGCCGCAGCCTCCCCCGTGAGCTCTGCGGGGAACGGCACGGCTCAAGTGCGCCGGATGAGCCCCGGCAGCAGTCACTGAGTGGCTGCCGACCGGGGTGGACTTGCGCAGTGCGGGGTGCTCGTCGCGCCGGCACCCAGGGAGCTCCCGGCACGCAGGCTGTCCAGGGCAAGCTGCTGGCAAAAACCTGCCACGCTGCTGCACTGGCAAAGCCCCGCAAGAGGAGAAAGGGCTTGAAACGGGCGTTTTATATTAGCATGAGTCCCTAGCAAGGCTCAGGCGCCGAAAGGCCTGTTTTGTCCAGCGGAGAGGTGCATGCACATGTCCCCCCCATCGTGGGACATGCAGCCCTACGGGGGTTGAGCCGATGGGTTTCTGCCCGGTGTCTCCGGGCCGCCGACTGCCTCCTCGTGGGGGCCCGGGCAATCCTCCCCTCCCCTGTCGCAGCTGGAGACGCGGTGCCGCAGCCTGCGCAGCACGCAGGAGGCCGCCAGCACCGAGAACCAGCAGCTGGAGCGGAGCAACCGGGCGCTGGAGGAGCGGCTGCAGCACGTCCACCTGCAGCTCCGCGAGACCCAGGGGCGtctgcaggctgcccaggccgctgttgccaccgccgccaccaccgcggcCCCAGCCCAGTGAGTAGCTGAGGAAGCACCCGTCGCCCTCTGGTTCCTCCTGGCGGCTGCAGGCTGGCGAGCAATGAGTTTGTTGGGTCTCAGCCCTTCCTTCGCTGCGGGAAGCGGAGTGATCTGGAGGCTTCTGGGCCCGGGGGTGCCCCTGGCgctgggagggaggcagcggggagaGGTGGGCGCCTGTGGCCAATTGGTCTTTTTACCCGCTGCGCCTTGTCTCGGCAGGGACAGACCCGCGACGGAGCTGCCTGGCGAGACGCCGCCGTCCCCGCAGGTACTTCAGCAGAGCGGTGAGGGGGATGCACACGCGTGGGCACGCTGTTCGGGCAGGGACCGCTGGGCAGCCCGAGAGAGCGGGGTGCGCGCCGCTGGGGtgtgccggagaggggcttggaAAGGGAGGGGGTAGCAGCATATTGGGGCTGACACCCCCAAAAGTTCATGCTGGTATTTCTAGATACCTGATTTGACACCTGGAGGGGAGCTAGCCAGCATCTCGTGTTGATACGCTCTCTTGAGcatcccttttttctctcctcctcccaccctgctCACGGCAGACGAGTCTGGAGAAGAACGAGAAGTACTGCTCCGGGATGCAGATCAGGCTCGGATCCCAGAGTGGCAACCGGCCACCAAAGAGCGGCCACCACGTGTAAGGGGGCCTCAGGTCATGCTGAGATGGACAGGGCCAAGGAGCTGCATTTACCTTCTGCCCTTGCTGCAGCTGCTTTGGGGCTCTGATGCGGTGCAAACCCCAGGGATGCTGCAAGGCGACTGCTCCCCGGATGGGTTTTATCTAGCGCCAAGCAGCCTAGGGAGGTCATATTTCCCCAACAGACTTGATATTCGGGGCAGCGTCTCTTCTTAGGGCAGGCCCTCGGAGAGTAACAGCTACCGCTGTTGCTGGGCAATAGCTGCTTCTTCACCTCGTGTCCTAAGGGCCCGTGAGCCGATGCTGAGCACCCAAGTTCCCCCCCTACGCACACCTCCGGGCAAAACATCACTTCTATTTCTTCTactgctgcctcctctcccacccGCGCATCTCTCACCTCGGTGATTAGATCACTTCCCACGGCTTGAGGCCGCACGTCGCTCCCCTTAGATCAGGCACTCCTCCTGTCTGAGTGAGCTTTGCCTTTTAATCTCAGCCTAGGTAAATACCAGAGCCTGGGAAGAAACACGCTCACTTCTCACGCTGCATTAAGGCACcagctctgcctccctgctgTCCGCTTCCTTGACAGCTCAAGCACAGCTTGCCGAGTTTATTCCAGGCATCGGGTGTGCTCCTATttcctctgtccctgctctctgcCTACATGAACTTCTAGCACATAGAGAGAATAAATACAAGTGGGCTTGAAGTGGGATCAGATGAGTTTGCAGAGGATGGATCCAGGGGGAATGGCAGCTCAGGACGGCCCTGGCacaggctgggggcagctgcagggtggctgtgcttATACCGTGTGCTCTGCTATTTCCAGGGTTTGGGAAAAGGTGCCGGGAGAAATAAGCATTTCGGGACCCCTGCCCAGAGCGACCTCTGTACAACAGGATCCCTTCCCAGAATTTCTGAAAGAGGAATGGTTTTCTGACCAAAGCTCTTTGCTAAGAGAAATGAATGATGCAGTAGTGGCTCTGAGCAAAGAGCTGAAGCTGCAAGGCCCAGCTGACCCCGTCCCAGCGGGAGACGTTTCCCTTCGTCCGTGGGAGGATACTACCATGCACGGCACAGCCCCCGGGGCCCTGCAGGAGACCCTTGCCAGCCTCAGCAGTCAAGAGACATTGCAAGGAGACCTCCTGCAAGAGGGACCAGCTCAAGCCGCTCTCGGTGCTCAGGATGTGACACCGGCCGGTGCGTCTGAGAGCGCCGGGCACCGCACGGCTCAGGAGCGgggtggagagcagggagagagccccaagggagcagggcagggccagGAGGACACTCAGAGCATATTTTTTGTGCAGGGACAGGGCACTGCTACAGAGGAGCAGACGCTGGAAGAGGCTGAGGATTTGCAAGGAGCACAGGGAGAAAGCACAGAGGCAGGAGCGCAGGTGTTGACAGAGGTAGAGGAAGCAGGATTAACGCAGGAAAAAACAGGCTGGGAAGCCACGCGGCCCCCAGGAGATGCTGAGAAAGCAGTGTTAACCCAGGGAGAAAATTTGGATGCAGATCTGAGGCCAGCTGAGCCTCAGGAGCTAGAACTAGTGCTGGGAGGGTGTTTCACCGCAGGCGTGCTTCGCTGGGCTGCAGCGCAGGAAGAGCGCGTGCAGCCTCTGAGCAAAGGCGCAGAGCTAGGGGAGGAGGCTGACTCGTGCATGTTGCG is a window of Struthio camelus isolate bStrCam1 chromosome 24, bStrCam1.hap1, whole genome shotgun sequence DNA encoding:
- the CDKN1A gene encoding cyclin-dependent kinase inhibitor 1, yielding MPLSQSRAGQQMPCSSKVCRNLFGPVDHHQLQNDFQDLLRQQLEEAQHRWNFDFETDTPLEGCFKWERVVFADQQLHSPSKANSSGSWSCSSAHKVPSKDRLGQACSEVPQQGSEACTAGSPQRLKRRQTTIKDFYNSKRRIVPDKPKP
- the RAB44 gene encoding ras-related protein Rab-44 isoform X3, translating into MAERRAGAKGRRLGSSRRRQLRGAPGPEEEPPPPSWPKARDFLGEGLVASAHPQERRAEGFPRGAEEPPVVSDGRDADGRFSAEALAGGLRQVPSSRTASRSGPSSDGADGEERKRFAAFVDQLGTDDAFGDQEIWQLWVKLQQDEPQLLGNLEDFLAKMRCRIQEAKREKEALEVLLNKRMAEHGREVQQLCEALEQQMCQETQRLEQESEARSHQHSTELWRALDARESEAQRLLSVQTELETRCRSLRSTQEAASTENQQLERSNRALEERLQHVHLQLRETQGRLQAAQAAVATAATTAAPAQDRPATELPGETPPSPQTSLEKNEKYCSGMQIRLGSQSGNRPPKSGHHVVWEKVPGEISISGPLPRATSVQQDPFPEFLKEEWFSDQSSLLREMNDAVVALSKELKLQGPADPVPAGDVSLRPWEDTTMHGTAPGALQETLASLSSQETLQGDLLQEGPAQAALGAQDVTPADLQRLGILGQEQVSTQADKVRPDVAPEQLLPKEKPLRVMESEQIAAEHPELPKEKVPPASTLCARVRREEHMGSDPVGAFLGDSLLSDVANSRTQPLTRLSGEPGNGLDVGQRDGKQDVRLQTSQEVKPSPEDPGAVMADGARSSAGVTPETWPDPDHLYNVLFVGDSHVGKTSFLYRLHANSFNPHLTATVGLDYQIKNLIVDNKLFALRLWDSAGQERYHSITKQFFRKADGVVLMYDITSEYSFADVRYWLSCIQEGAEDGIAILLLGNKTDCAAERQVPTKEGERLAQEHQLTFYECSAASGHNVSESMVSLIRLLKIRDDQLKSKVEEEPKPTQKKKGCC
- the RAB44 gene encoding ras-related protein Rab-44 isoform X2, which encodes MAERRAGAKGRRLGSSRRRQLRGAPGPEEEPPPPSWPKARDFLGEGLVASAHPQERRAEGFPRGAEEPPVVSDGRDADGRFSAEALAGGLRQVPSSRTASRSGPSSDGADGEERKRFAAFVDQLGTDDAFGDQEIWQLWVKLQQDEPQLLGNLEDFLAKMRCRIQEAKREKEALEVLLNKRMAEHGREVQQLCEALEQQMCQETQRLEQESEARSHQHSTELWRALDARESEAQRLLSVQTELETRCRSLRSTQEAASTENQQLERSNRALEERLQHVHLQLRETQGRLQAAQAAVATAATTAAPAQDRPATELPGETPPSPQTSLEKNEKYCSGMQIRLGSQSGNRPPKSGHHVVWEKVPGEISISGPLPRATSVQQDPFPEFLKEEWFSDQSSLLREMNDAVVALSKELKLQGPADPVPAGDVSLRPWEDTTMHGTAPGALQETLASLSSQETLQGDLLQEGPAQAALGAQDVTPAGASESAGHRTAQERGGEQGESPKGAGQGQEDTQSIFFVQGQGTATEEQTLEEAEDLQGAQGESTEAGAQVLTEVEEAGLTQEKTGWEATRPPGDAEKAVLTQGENLDADLRPAEPQELELVLGGCFTAGVLRWAAAQEERVQPLSKGAELGEEADSCMLRSEKLELKLGEHLDPEVQCLGEAGRPGAVPGESPSTDLQLLAAGQDVEAEQAGSGDADGLEVAQTLQLAPTEGQSVGLAAWPSEAQSPRATQGHVLDADLQRLGILGQEQVSTQADKVRPDVAPEQLLPKEKPLRVMESEQIAAEHPELPKEKVPPASTLCARVRREEHMGSDPVGAFLGDSLLSDVANSRTQPLTRLSGEPGNGLDVGQRDGKQDVRLQTSQEVKPSPEDPGAVMADGARSSAGVTPETWPDPDHLYNVLFVGDSHVGKTSFLYRLHANSFNPHLTATVGLDYQIKNLIVDNKLFALRLWDSAGQERYHSITKQFFRKADGVVLMYDITSEYSFADVRYWLSCIQEGAEDGIAILLLGNKTDCAAERQVPTKEGERLAQEHQLTFYECSAASGHNVSESMVSLIRLLKIRDDQLKSKVEEEPKPTQKKKGCC